GCGGTCATCCCCTATTTCGGGTACGGACGTCAGGATCGTAAAGATCAACCCCGTGTCGCGATCGGTGCAAAGCTTGTCGCCAACCTCATCGTCGCGGCTGGTGCTGACCGAGTCATCTCGATCGACTTCCATCAGCATCAGATCCAGGGTTTCTTCGACATCCCTGTCGATCATCTGTACGCTGCGCCCGTCATCACCCGCTACTTCCGGAATCTTGGGCTCGAAAATCTCGTGGTGGTCGCGCCAGATGTGGGCTCCGCGAAGATGGCGAGGGGTTACGGCAAGCGACTGGGAGCGAGCTTCGCGATCATCGACAAGCGACGCACTGAGGCGAATACGTCGGAAGTGTTGAATGTCGTCGGTGACGTGGAAGGCCGGAATTGCCTCCTCGTTGACGACATGGTCGATACGGCGGGGACGCTGGCCAACGCGGTGGTGGCATTGAAGGAGCGCGGCGCGAAGACGGTGTATGCTGCCGCGACACACGCAGTGTTCTCAGAGCCCGCTGTGGAGCGCCTGAGTGCATCTCCACTCGAGGAGATGGTGGTTACGAACACGATTGCGATCCCGAAAGAGAAGCAGTTCAGCAACCTTAGGATCCTGTCTGTAGCGGATTTATTGGCGAAAGCAATCGATCACGTGCATTCGAACGAGTCCGTGAGTGAGCTCTTTGAGATGCTGCCGGATGACTGAGGGAAAGGGCCCTGGGAGACCCTGGGGGCCGACTAATCAGAGGAACATATTATGGCGAACGAAGCGACACTGAAGGCTGAAGCTAGAGTCGGTACCGGCAAGGGCGTTGCGCGGAAGCTCCGTGCGATCGGAAAACTTCCTGCCGTCGTGTACGGCGGTGACACCGCCGTACTCCACCTCTCTCTCGACACCCACGACGCAGAGCTCCTGTTTCACCGGATCTCCGTGGACAACACGATTATCGACATCGAAGTCGATAGCGAGAAGGAGCCGATTCCCACACTGGTGCGAGACATTCAGACGCATCCCTGGAAGGCATCTCTCCTTCATGTCGACTTCCTGCGCATTCAAAAGGGTGTCGCGATCGAAGTGGACATCCCGCTTTACTTGATCGGGATCCCGACAGGCGTCTCCGTTGAGGGCGGCGTCATTGAGCAGATCGTGCACGATCTGTCTGTTCGCTGCATCCCGTCGAAGATCCCTGAGTCCATCGAGGTGGACGTCTCGGAACTGGCGCTCGGCGGCGTTATGCACGTTTCGGATCTGACCCTCGGTGAGGGCGTCGAGGCGATGATGGCACCGGGACAGACGATCTGTATGGTCTCGCAGCCCAGAGCTGAGGTAGTGAAGGAGACTACCGAGGACGAAGAGGGTGTCGTGGTCGAAGAAAGTGTTGAGGGTGGTGACGACGCGTCCTGATTCGCTAGCTGATCAGGCTGTCGAGTGAAGGTTGTACTCGGGCTCGGGAACCCCGGGCCCGACTACG
This portion of the Longimicrobiales bacterium genome encodes:
- a CDS encoding ribose-phosphate pyrophosphokinase — protein: MDDTYRRGPLLLLAGRANRPLAAEIGEIIGESPDAATIKQFADGEIFARIDRNARGRDVYIVQTTSAPADNIMELLLLMDAARRASAARVTAVIPYFGYGRQDRKDQPRVAIGAKLVANLIVAAGADRVISIDFHQHQIQGFFDIPVDHLYAAPVITRYFRNLGLENLVVVAPDVGSAKMARGYGKRLGASFAIIDKRRTEANTSEVLNVVGDVEGRNCLLVDDMVDTAGTLANAVVALKERGAKTVYAAATHAVFSEPAVERLSASPLEEMVVTNTIAIPKEKQFSNLRILSVADLLAKAIDHVHSNESVSELFEMLPDD
- a CDS encoding 50S ribosomal protein L25, producing the protein MANEATLKAEARVGTGKGVARKLRAIGKLPAVVYGGDTAVLHLSLDTHDAELLFHRISVDNTIIDIEVDSEKEPIPTLVRDIQTHPWKASLLHVDFLRIQKGVAIEVDIPLYLIGIPTGVSVEGGVIEQIVHDLSVRCIPSKIPESIEVDVSELALGGVMHVSDLTLGEGVEAMMAPGQTICMVSQPRAEVVKETTEDEEGVVVEESVEGGDDAS